AGCAGGACTGGCCAGCCAGGTCTTCCTCACAGGGCGCCACTCAGCCTTACCAGGTTCCCTTGCTGCCCTGCActactctcctcccctcccctcccccacccctctatctctcctttcctgctcctcccctcccctcccctcccctctcccaccccttcccttctcccctcctcctgccccttccctcccttcccctctccctcacccctctatctctccttccccatccctcccctcccctctctgcctggTGCCTACCCaccccacacacagacacacagcctCTCTCCTGGCTCCGGCCTGGAGTGTGCAAAGTGCACACACATCCCTGGCCCTGTGGCACCCCAACATGTCTAAGCCTTACCCAGGTCATGGTCACTGGGGTTGAACACTGAGTACATGGGGTACGGGATATACTTCTCGATGCCAAACGTCTGTGTTACATCCGTTGTTTGGTTGAAGAAGTGTTGGCCTAGGACCACTAAGACACTTTCCCTGCGGGGGCTGTGCAGGGAGGCTGGTGGAGGCAGGACTGGGCCCGCTCCTCAGGCCCCCCACCTCAagtcctccccagccccacccccaggtcccACCCTCAGACTCCTCCCCTCGCCCCCCACTTTCCTCGCGGTGGCTCTAGCTTCTCGGAGATAGGAGATAGCCCCAGGAGGGCAAGGCTGCAAGGCTGCGCAGGCCCCCTGCAGCCCTGGAGAGaggcctgggcagggggcagggagtggtGGGCTATGGCCCCATGCACAGTCCTGGCCAGTGCCATCTCTAATGCACCCCTTTAGTCACCTCTGGGGGCCTCATGCAGGTGGGGTCCTGGCTGATTGGGGCCTGAGTGGGTGGAGACCCTAGCCCTGCCTGGCGGGCCTGACCCAGCAACTATGTAGCCCGGTCCCCCACAGACAGCCCCTCATGCCTGCTGGGCACAAGACCTGGGCCGCCCcggcccccatccccaccctgggTCTCAACAGAAGCCCACCCTGGCTTGGCCCCCCTTCCCTGGATTCCAGCTCCAGGCCACAGTGGGACCTCCCAGGCCTGAGGGCCTTCTGGAGAATGGGCTGCTACCCCCATGGGCACCAGCCAGCTCAGCACACAGTGGATTTGGTGCCTGGCCTCTGGACATAGTGAGCAGCCCAAAGCCAGGCCCAGAGCTGGCAACTCGTGGGTCTCGCTCAGGTGGCTCTCAGGCGGACGGCCAGCACACTCCAGGGACAGGGGGAGGACCCGGCTGGCTGAAAGGCTGCCTGAgtgtggggcagggcagggcgccCCATGCCCCTTCTGGGGGGCCACCTGGGAGTCCACCTGTTCACCTCCAGCACCCCTGCCtgaccccccagccccgccctggACGTGAGGACTGggtgcctgccccctcccccagcctcttaAGCCCCCACCCATCTCTGTACTGGGGAGGCCTCAAAGGTCCCATTTCCCAggccccgtggggagcctgctacaGGTCTTGGCTCCGCACAGGGCAGGCCTGGTACCCACTGCCCCCACCCATGCTGTGGTCCCTGGGTGACCAACAGAGGCTCAAGGCCAGACTCTCACGCTGCCAAAACCCCAGCCTCTGATCCCTGGGATGCCACTGTCAGGCCCATCTTCTCCCACTGGACCCCAGACAGGGAACCCTGTGCCCATCACAGTGGAGGAGGGGCTGGCCTTCTGGGTGCGTGGTGGTGGGCCTTGCATCCCGGACTCGCACTCCCTTAGCTACCAGACCAGGCCTGACTTCCCACAGAAAGCTCAGCTTGCTGAGTGGGCAGGGCCTGCttagggggaggaggggacaccCCCACCTGGGCAGTCTGGGGTCTGGAAGGGGTGGGATCTTCTCAGACGAGGTCCTGCCCATCACCCTTCCCTATGGCTCCTCTGAgagcccccctgccccgccccagaGCAGGACTGGTGGGCTCCTGGGGCAGGGATTGGAAGGTGAcctggggcaggtgtggggcTGGTCTCTGCTGCTTCCAGGCCCAGCGCCAGGCTGAACACTGAGCCCCTCCATGGTCAGTGGGGCGACAGGAAAATGAGGGACCAAGGATGAGGGTTATATGGGTAGGTGGGGACATGCAGGGACACAGGTGATAGCCGGCTTGTAGAGTGTGAGGACAGGCAGattgggtgggtgggaggatggtgatggggggtgggtggggcatGGGTGAGCAGttaggggggaggcagagggtgtCAGGGGACAGACACAGAGATGTGGAGTGGATGGTGGGTGTATGGCCAGGTGGGcgggaggaggtgggaggcagaCCAGTGGATGGGTTGAACCATGCCGTGGAGGTGGTAGGGAGAGCCCCTCACCTATTGGAGAAGCAGTGCGCTGCGGACACCACCCAGCAGGTGTGGACAAGACTCCCTGCACAGAAGCTGTCTCCGATATAGATGGCGGCCAGCCAGGGGTGGGAGCCAGGCAGAGAAGATGAACCTCCGATGATGCGTGGCCGTAGGAAGGTCCTTTTCTTGTGCCTCTTGCCACAGGTCTGGCGCCCCACTGGGGCAGGCTCAGCCTGGCTCAGCAGGACCGCAGTGGTCAGAGATGGAATTCTGGCCAGGGATTCTGGGAGCACAAGTCACTGGGTCAACCTCCAGGGCCCCTTCTGCACACCCCCATCCAGAAGGGGCCCTGGCTGCCATCCTCAAGCCCCCAGGCGGTTCACCCGGCTTCCGCCCCACCCCAGGCAGCTCCTCTGGCAAAGGACCCAGGGCTcggccccagctctgccctcacaGGCACACGGTCTACTCTGAGCCCGGTTCCTCTTCTGTGGAGAACGAGACCCAATCAATCACAAGGCTTTGTGGGAACCCAGGTGGTGTGGCATACCTGGCAGATGTTCCTGTCCCTCTCAGCAGCCTGGGACCTCAGAGTCCCGGCTGGTCAGGTGGCCCGGGGACACCAGGGCCAGAGGGCTGGCTGGCCTCGTGGAGCTGGCCACTCACAGGGTCCAACTCCAAGGGTACCTGCTGGACCTCCCACCCCCATTACTCACCCCTAACCAGTACTTTCCTGCCTCTGGGAACCATCAGGCTGTGCTCAGGCTGGGTGGGAGCCCCCCAGAAGACGTGGTGACTGGCTAGCCTGCTCTGACCCCTGGTGCCAAGGCATTGCATGCCCTTGCATTAGCCCTGCCTCagtgagcctgtttcctcatctttcagATGGAGCAGTGGTCCTCCAAAGAGGGGAGGCCAGGCATGGATGGagcagggagggcccagggagAAGTGCAGGGACCCCCATGGGAGTGGGGACAGCGCAGTCCCCTGCTGCACACTTTGCGCACCGCAGGCCGCCAGGCGGCAGTACTCCCAGGAGAGCGCACTGTCCTTGACCACGTAGCACCAGGGCCTCTCGTCCTTGTCAGGGTTCCTGGAGCGCAGGGAGAGGAAggtgggccggggtggggggaagggaaccCAGAACCCAGCGGGGCGGCACTCCTGATAcgcccccctccccagcagcGTTTCATTCGTTTTGCTGCAGATGGACATAGTGGCCTTGACCTCTGGCCCCAGGACAGACCCTGCCCACCCTGGGTGAGGCGGCCTGGGGTAGGCCCGGCCAGTGCTGACCGGCAGTAGGCGTGGGGGCCCAGGCCGAGCAGGGCCGCGGCGCCCACCGAATCCACGTGCAGCTCCTGGTAGAGCAGGTCAGAGTTCCAGGCCAGACAGCTGAGCCCCGAGGCCGCCGTGCTGGCCACGCCTCGATACTCGGTGCCATTCCCCACGAAGCAGCGCTGGCTGGGCACTGTGGGCAGCGTGGTGCGCAGTGAGGCTGCGTCCAACACTGCGTCCACCTTGACACCGGCCCCAGGGCACAGGGCCCAGAGGCTGACCCACTCACCAATGTTGCAGAGTCGCCCAGCATGGCCCGGCGGGCAGGAGCACACGGTGGTCCCAGTGGCCACGATCAGGTGGCAGGTGCCCCCGTTCAGGCACGGACTGCTCAGGCAAGCTGGGGAGAGGGCTCAGAAGCTAGGCCTCAGGCTTTGAGGGTGTCAGCCATAGGAGAGTGGGGTCGGGGCCTTTCAACCTGCTGCCTGTGGCTGGGGGACCCCAGGAAGCCCTCCCCTGGCCATGGCCTACCTGTGTGGCGGGTGCCCTCGCAGCGGATCTGGCCCCCAGCACACTCACACTGTTCCACTTGGCCCTGGCTCACTCGGGCCCAGCGATCGCCTGCCTCCAGGTGCTCATAGCGTGTCTCATCAAAGCATTTTTCTGGGGGTCACAAGTGCCCTGTGTACCGCTGCACTGGGGCAGGTGTCTCCTGTGCCCGTTCCCAGGCCCTAGCccggccccaggagccccagccgCCCTGCTCACCTGTGTCGCAGTTCCTGCCTGTGAAGGCCATGGGGCAGGTGCAGTGGTaggacccggggtcctgggtgtGGGAGCATGAGCCCCCGTTGAGGCAGGGGCTGGAGGCACAGGAGTCCAGGGCAGCTGGGGATATCCAGGAGGGGGCAGGTGTGAGGGAGCCCGGCCCACCGGCATGTCTCCCCCAAGCCCTGTCTGCCTGTCGAGGCCCTGCGGAGCCTCCATCGGACCTGCTGCCTTCAAGCTGCCCCTTCTGGGTTCCTTGCGGTGCATGTGTCCTAGGGAGGGGTACAggccttccttctcctcccagcACCCCCTGCCCAGCACTCAGACCCTGGGCAAGCAGGCCTCTGGCTTGGTACCAGACACCCCGGAAGCCCTGTCCCCATCGGGGAGCACGGTTCCCTCCTGTATTCCCTGGGACCCTCAGTAGGTAGAGCTGAGCTGTCCATACCTCACTCTGCGGGCCCTCATCTCTGTCCAGGGCTCTTCCCATGCAGCCACAGGGCCCAGCCTGACCACCAGGGGGCGCCTTGGCCCCAGCAATGACCCAGGCAGCCCTGTGGCTCCAGGAGAGGGCAGGGTCCTGCCTGGGAGGGGGCCCCCAGGGCTGCAGTGTGTAGGGTCAACCCCAAAGTCCCCTCCTGCACTCCAAGCAGGGACCCCTGTCCCCTTGGCTCCCACTCCCATAACTGCTCCCTTAGACTcgctcctgccccaggcccagctGGCTCCTAGCCTGGGCTCAATGCCCCCCagcccacacccctcccccatccagcacatcccccccctcccctgggcACCCACCTGGGCCCTCCCTGGACACCGGAGCCTGCACACAGTAGCCCCAGGCCCTGTCGCGGTCATAGTTGTGAGTGGTGGCACACCTGGGGGTGATGAATCAGGTGGGGCCCAGACCAGAGACCTGCCCACCCGGCCCGACTCTCGCAGGGCACCTCGACTGCTGATGGCTCTGGAGCTCTGCCCTCGTCACGCCCACCCCCACATTCCCTGTCGTATACCAGGCTCAGGCTGGAgtagggagggcagagggcaggagggtCTCCAGGGTGGACAAGGGACCGTGGGGacctggaggaggggaggccgATGGGCTGTGCTTGCGGGCCTTGCCCCAGCCCGGGACCCACCACTTCCTGTGGGCGCTTCCTTCTGAAGTGCAGGCGTGGAGCATGCGGCCGCCATAGCGGAAGGGGAACCTGCAGGGCTGCCCATCCACTGTGAGCACTGCAGGAGGGGTGAGAAGGGTCAAGGGGCTCCCGTGCTGGGCACCTCTTGACCCCACATCGCACACCCCGCTCCCCAGCAGCCGCCTGcgttcctccccacccacccatccaggTGTAGCCCACCGCCTCCAGGAAGCTCTCCTGACCCACCTGGGTCCCCAGGGCTGCTGCTGGAGGGAGCTGCCCTGGGCGGGGGGGTGAGCCCCCTACCACGGGGTCCCTGTGCCTCTGGAGCACTCGTGGCTGGGGTCACAGGGGTCACCGAGGTTACAGGGATCATGGGGGTCCCAGGGGTCACTGTGGCGTTAGGTTCTGGGGGTTCTGTGAGGTTCTAGGAGGAGCCAAGAGGACTGTGATGGTGTCAGGGTGGgacggccccccccccccctcatgCTCAGGCCCCGCTGGCTGGGCTGGTCACAgtccccagcctcagtttccatacCGGAGCCCGTAGGTCTTAGAGTGGAAACCCAGGGGCCTCTAGCCACTGGCTGTCCCAAGGCCTCTGCCGAGCCCACAGGGTTAGATAGGTTGGGCTGCGTGTCTGCCCAGACTGGGGCACCCCTGCCTTCTAGCTCAAATCCTGGTGATCTGTTCTTAGGGTGGACGAGAGCAGCTGAGGCCCTCAGAGGTCCCCCCGCCACCCAAACAATGGGACTCAAGAGCGGCCCAAAGGGAGGGGAGTGGCCCTCATGCCCCCGAGTGGGGGCCCAGGTCAGACCCCCAAGCCTCTTGTCCCCCAGGCCAGCACAGCACCCACCTCACCCACCAAAGGCCAGGAAGCCAGCTTTCACCATGTTGGGTCCCCCTCCTACTCCACAGCCTTCCCTGGCCCCGGGCCCCCACCCCAGAGTGGGCACAGGGAGCCCATGGTCACAGCGCCATGGGGTCAGTGCTCACCCCACCAGCCTGGGGCTGAGCCCCGTGaggcaccagcagcagcagcaggagcaggagcagggccaTTCCCGGCAGGGGGCAAAGGCTGGGACCCCAGGCCCAGCGCCCCatggctcctcctgggctggcgtgagggggcagcaggaggccaGAACAGCCACTAGGGCAGGGGGAGGTCAAGGCCTCCTGGAAATGATTAACTCTGGCCGCCTCCAGTGCCGGGCCCACATGTCCCCCATGTCTGCTGCCCAGCTCACCCCGCCTGGTCCAGGTGTCTCCCTCTGGCATCAGCCACACGGGCCTTGGACCTGACAACATCCTCAGGTCTCAGCTTAGAAGCCATCTCCAGGAAGTCTCCCAGGACACACAGCCAGCGGGGGCTTGGACTCCTGGCCCCAGCTTCTGGCCCCCACCTCTCCACAGGGCTGGCCACTATCTCTCTGTGAACTATTGGTAACCCGAGTGGCTAAGAATACTGAGCCTCCTAGGCCTGGAAGGTGGGTGCTAGCCCCATAGCCAGAAAAGGCCAGGCACAGCGGAGGGTGTGCTTTCCCTGCTGCTCCCAGGATAAGCCTGGGGTGGGCACCCTCATGGGCGTACagctggggaggtgggcagcaCCAGAGCTGCCAGTCCACCTGCCCTAAGTCAGCAGGTTGCCCAGGAATGTCCCCTCCCCCCTGGGAGGACTCCCTTGggcatctcctccaggaagcctccccccCCGGACCCCCTCAGCCCTGGGTATACCCCCTCACAGCTTGGACAACCTCTGTCCAGGGCTGCCCACACTCCACCCTGAGCCCTGGCCGGGACCCGCTGTCTCTGGGTAGCTCTGGTCCCCAGAAAAgccccagccaggcacccaggcacccaggcacccaggcacccaggcccACCAAGGGCCACAGAAACCTGGCTTAGAGTCCTGCCCAGGTCTGCATGCTCTTTCCATCTGTGACCTGGAGTCAGGACACAATTACAGTAGGCCCACCCCCAACTCCACGGGTCCCAGAATGCATGACTGGGGGCTGCGGGCAGAGCTGCCAGGGTTCCCCATGAATTAGCTCAGCTGTCCACAGGCTGGCCCTCACTTTGGTCAAGGGATCAGCCTGGCTCTGCAGCTACCTCACTGcgcaccccacccccaacaccacTCTCTTTAGGCCCTTGTTTTGCCATCTGTGCAAAAGAAAGGAGAATGGAAACTGGGCCACCTAGCTTGGTCTGTGGTGGGTGCAGGGTTGGGGAGGGGCCTGAACATCAAGTGTGGTATGGGGGACACCATGGGTGCAGGTAGGGGAGCATGGTGGGTGCCAGGAGACACGACGGGTCCTGGGTGCAGTAGGTGATGGGTGCCCCCCTTCCAACACCTCCCAAGGCTCCACCCAAAGCACTGCTCACTGGGGGTGGCTCCCTAGAAGCAACCAGAACCACTTCAGTGGCCTGGCCCAGTACTTGCAGTTTAGGCCCCTCCCAGCACAGGGTCCCTTAGCGCTCAGCTACTCGATGTTGGGGTTCTGCTCATCAGCCCTGACGGGAGGCCGACCAGACCTGCTCCACCGATAGCACACGGTGGCCCTGCCCCACAGCGTGGCCTGACACGCGCCCTCTTGCCCAGGCTGCGGCCACTCTGTGATCACACTTATCACAGCCTCGGGGCCCAACCCCGCCCAGGCCCTGCTGCACCCCATCCCCCACATGAGGCAGAGTACAGGGTCCCCACTGCCCCCAGAACCCAGACAGGAGAGCACAGGGAGCCGCGCGGCCGGGGACCCCCAGCTGAACCCTGCCCTCATGGGCGGCCACCCCCAAAAGGGGACCCTGCCCTGACTTGTCAGGCATGCCACAAAGCGGATGTGACCAGAGGCCTTGATCGAGAAGGGTCACTTCCTCTCACCCTCCAGGACACCATGGCTGTGAGCCCTGTTAGGTTGGCTTCCTTCTCTGCCCACGCTGACCTCAGCCATCATCTCCTCGACCCCTCTCCTTGATACACGGGCCAAAATAATGGCTTCCCGAGGGCAGGGTCTCtgaccccagcacccagcacgAGGCTGACACTCGGGGGGGGTCCCCAAAGTTGATTTATTGAGGGAAGGCTAGAGGCCgaggggcagcagggcagggtCTGAGGAGCCCTCTGAGCCAGCCATGGCGAGCGTCCAAGGCTAGGCCACTCTGCCCTCGCCTAGTTTGGCTCCCAAAGGCGTGGTGGCCAATATGGCCCCTCCAAGGCCCTCGAGGTGATATGGGGCTGTCCCCACGAGATCACAGGCCTCCACacgtgtccaggtgaggcagcTCAGATGCGGCGGCAGGAGGGACAGCCAGTGGGGATGGGGCTTCAGGCGCCTCAGACGAAGGTTGCATGGTGCTGGCTGGCCTTGAACTTGGTAGGCCCAGCTGGGACGGGGCTCAGGCTGGGGAGCTCTGATGTCAGGGGCCCACTGGCCTGTGACCTCTGGGGACCTGTCCGCACCCTGGGGATGCTGCTGACTTGCCCGGGTGCCAAGCCAGCCACACGGTCCACGTCGATGATGGTGTTGACTGGGAGGCCTTGGCTGCCTCTGGCCCCGCCTCCTGTcacaaggagaagaaagagactgTCACCTgtctgccctgccctgggctctggagcCCTGCAAGCACCCAGGGCAGGAGACCACACCCCACCCTCATCACTCAGACACAAGTGATCTCTGTCCTTGGGTGCCCTGGGCCTGGGGGAGAATGCCCGACCTCAAGCCTCCGATTTGGCAAGCCCCCAGACCTTCCTgggccccaccaccacccagaaCAGCAGAGTGCTCTCAGCAGGTGGGCTGCACAGGGCAAGCAGGGCCCAGCCAAGGGGGCTTTGGGCAGGAGTCACAGAGGTTGGTGTAGGGTGACAGAAGGTGGGGGCCCTGGGTAGGGTCACCCATGCCCCTCAGAGCCCCCACACAGTGGAAGCCACAGGCTCAGGAACAGAGCTCAGCTACCTGCTGACCCACCCTATCCCAAGCTAGTATGGCCCCTGGTTCCTCCTGGTGGGGCTAGGCCAAGGGGTCCTCAGAGAGGTGGTAAGTGGGATGGGGTCCTTGGCCACGCCAGCAGACTGCAGGGGAGGTACCTGTGCCTAGGCTGGTGGGGGTGGTCCCGGGAGGTGGGTGCTGGGCCCTCAGGGAAAGATCCCTCCCCGGGCACTCCAGACCTCCACCTACAGGCCTCAGTGGGCACAGGCCCCAGCCTCGCTTCTGGCTACCCTTCCCAGCCCTGGCCACCTGCTTGTCCTCCTGACTGTTGCCTCGGGGCTATGTCTTCACCCTCACAAACTCCTGAGTCAGGCACCCCCGACACCTTCCCTTCCCATCACGCACACCTTGGGCCAAgtgccccttccctccaccccagccaCACTGCCTGCCCCTCTCACAGGCCATTCAGTGGTCAGCTGGGCATCTGGCTCCAAGTTCCatacccgccccccgccccccccgcagcTCCCTGGCCCAGAGGCCCTGGGCTGCCTGAAACTGTCTTGGAAGCTTCTAGACCCTGGGGAGGACCATTGCCGTCGTGTCTCCCAGCAGGGCCCATGGTAGGCAGAAATGTGTCTTCCAGATGGAGTCACTCCACTCCACAGGTGGAGTGTCCAGGGACCAGCTCAGGGTGGGCATGGTGTGCACTCAGCCCTCTCCCTGAACTCCCTGGCTCCCTAGAGAGGGCAGGAGCCCTGTCCTATTTGTAGGCCCATGGCCCACAGTGGACAGGCTGGAGGAGGAGTGCAGCCCTAGGGACACTGGGTCCTGCCCAATGACGACCTGTCcgtaggcctcagtttccccagcctTGCTGGTGGAGGGGAAGACTGCTTCTTCCCTGGTTTCAAGACCTATAAGAAGTGGGGGTGACCATGGAGGTAAGGAGTCTGGGCTGCTCCATGGCCCCAAAAGTGCCCCAACTCCACCACACCCCACGCCTCTGAAGGTGCCTCTACACGGCCTCCCCAGGCCAGTCTGGGCctgcaggcagagacaggcacCCTGTCCGACAGTGGCCGCCGACCTCTCAGCAGCCAGTCAAGGAGGTGGAAGGGTACCTGGCCTGCAGCAGGgctgctcagggcctgacccaTCCAGGCAGGTCCACGGGTGGTGGAGCCATGTTGGGGAGGGGGTCCAGGAAAGGCTGCCCTCCCGAGGTCCACACGGCATGGCCCTTCAGGCGTATTGACGGCCGTCCTGCCAGGGCATACTGGGATCCACCCTGTCCCCCACGCATCACTGGGTCCCCACAGTCCCAAATGCCAGGCTGCAGGGCCCAGACATGGATGGGGTAGGGTTAGGCCTCGCCTGGGACACAGGATGTGCAGAGAGGCAGGGATTTGCCCTCTTAAGCTCTGTCCCCGTTTGGGGCACCTGTTTGGAGCACTGAAGGGCTGGTGACCCCACACAGGTTCCAGAGCCCAGGCTTCTCCCATCCAGCCCCACAAGGACCCCTGGGATGACAGGGAGCTGAAGGGGGCACTCAGGCCTTGGCCACGGGTCCCCTGGCTCCCAGGGGCTCAGTGGGCTCAGGATGGGGAGGAATGACTGCTTCTGAGGTCAGGGTAGAGGGTCAGTCCATGGGCCAAGGATGTGAGCAACACACGGAGGGTGGCTGCAGTCTGGGACCTTCCTGCCTGCCCTGTTCAGACTTGCTCTCCTGAATCAGTGGCAGCCCCAGACCTGTGACTCAGTGGCAGGACCCAGCCCTGTGCAACAGGCATGTGTCACAGCCCCTGGGCCAGGGCCCGCCCCAGAGCGGCCGCCAGCCCAGCCTTCCGAAGCGCTCATCAGCACTTCCCCAGCAGGGCTCCAGGGGCGGCCACTTCCCAAGGGAGCCTGGTTCTGCTCTACACGGTTCACTTAGGGTGAGGCTCGTTAAGGTCCTGTCTCGGGTCCCTAAAACACTCACACGCTATCCTGCCCAGTTGGGCTGCTCTGCTGGACCTTCCTTTTCCTGGGGCACCGCAGACCCTGCCCCTTGGCTGGCCCTCTCCGAACATGAGCATGCGTGCTGGGGCTTTCACTGCAATCTGGAACTCAGGGAGCCCCGCCTGCTCCTTGCCAAGCTGTCTGTGGTCCATCCATCCCTGGGCCACCCCTGCATCTGGCCACTAGCATTCTCAGAGCCAACTGCCAGGTCTGCTCTGGTCATCAAGGGAGAATgggatggcagagccaggaccccCCTGTCAGGGACAGCACAGTACAGGGCTACACTGGGGGGACCAGGTCCCGGGGCATGGCCTGACCCCTTGGCCATCTCCAAGCTCTCCTTTAGGATCAACTCCAGCTGCCTGTCCCACGGCCCTTCCTGACCAAGAGGAACCCTCCCTGTCATCCAGCTGCTTCGCTGTGACTTGTCCCTCATGCTCTGGACTATCTGTGAGGCCAAATCCTGGGTGTCCTTTTAGGCCATCCCAACATCTCTGTGAAGCCTCCGGCTGCCCTTGGGAAGCTCCTACAGCACGAGGTGTATGTACCGCTGAACTAGAAAATTGGGGAAGAGGGGCGGGGACCAGGGACAGGGACCCCAGAGTCTGCCCTTGGCCCCTGGCCCTTCCAAGGCCCTTCCTGACCCTGGGTACCCCATTCTGCATACTTTCACAGAGGCTGCTTGGGTCCCCATGGGAAAGAACAGGGACAGCCCCAACCCAAGCCCTGGTTCCAGTCCATCAAATGTACAAGGGAGCTCTCCACTTGGATCCCCAGACCCACTGGGCTATGTCTGGacatggcagggggtggggggggtgttggtTACTGGATTAAAACCCTTCATTAGTAAATctgtactgagcacctactagtGCCAGGACTACAGCAAAGGGCAGTACACAGTGAGGGCAGGGGATGTCTTCAGGGAGAATGGGGACCGGGCAATCTCAGGGCCACGCCAGGTGCAGGCATGGATGTGGGGGAGGAGCCACAGGCAGGAGCCCCAGTGCTGGGGTCCAGAACAGCAGGGGACAATAAAGGTGGGGCTGGATCACGCTGTGGGCCAGTGAGCCTCAGAAGTCAGGTAGAGCAGGGACAGTGGGCAGCATACACAGAAAAGGTCGGGCACGGAGCGTGGCTGTGTAGGAGACA
The Canis lupus baileyi chromosome 2, mCanLup2.hap1, whole genome shotgun sequence genome window above contains:
- the HGFAC gene encoding hepatocyte growth factor activator isoform X1, producing MLSGPRPVWLMPEGDTWTRRGELGSRHGGHVGPALEAARVNHFQEALTSPCPSGCSGLLLPPHASPGGAMGRWAWGPSLCPLPGMALLLLLLLLLVPHGAQPQAGGNLTEPPEPNATVTPGTPMIPVTSVTPVTPATSAPEAQGPRGRGLTPPPRAAPSSSSPGDPVLTVDGQPCRFPFRYGGRMLHACTSEGSAHRKWCATTHNYDRDRAWGYCVQAPVSREGPAALDSCASSPCLNGGSCSHTQDPGSYHCTCPMAFTGRNCDTEKCFDETRYEHLEAGDRWARVSQGQVEQCECAGGQIRCEGTRHTACLSSPCLNGGTCHLIVATGTTVCSCPPGHAGRLCNIVPSQRCFVGNGTEYRGVASTAASGLSCLAWNSDLLYQELHVDSVGAAALLGLGPHAYCRNPDKDERPWCYVVKDSALSWEYCRLAACESLARIPSLTTAVLLSQAEPAPVGRQTCGKRHKKRTFLRPRIIGGSSSLPGSHPWLAAIYIGDSFCAGSLVHTCWVVSAAHCFSNSPRRESVLVVLGQHFFNQTTDVTQTFGIEKYIPYPMYSVFNPSDHDLVLIRLKKKGDRCAIRSQFVQPICLPEPSSPFPAGHKCQIAGWGHQDENVSGYSSSLREALVPLVADHKCSSPEVYGADISPNMLCAGYFDCKSDACQGDSGGPLACEKNGVAYLYGIISWGDGCGRLNKPGVYTRVAKYVDWIKDRIWPSKRPSDPS
- the HGFAC gene encoding hepatocyte growth factor activator isoform X2; the encoded protein is MLSGPRPVWLMPEGDTWTRRGELGSRHGGHVGPALEAARVNHFQEALTSPCPSGCSGLLLPPHASPGGAMGRWAWGPSLCPLPGMALLLLLLLLLVPHGAQPQAGGNLTEPPEPNATVTPGTPMIPVTSVTPVTPATSAPEAQGPRGRGLTPPPRAAPSSSSPGDPVLTVDGQPCRFPFRYGGRMLHACTSEGSAHRKWCATTHNYDRDRAWGYCVQAPVSREGPAALDSCASSPCLNGGSCSHTQDPGSYHCTCPMAFTGRNCDTEKCFDETRYEHLEAGDRWARVSQGQVEQCECAGGQIRCEGTRHTACLSSPCLNGGTCHLIVATGTTVCSCPPGHAGRLCNIVPSQRCFVGNGTEYRGVASTAASGLSCLAWNSDLLYQELHVDSVGAAALLGLGPHAYCRNPDKDERPWCYVVKDSALSWEYCRLAACESLARIPSLTTAVLLSQAEPAPVGRQTCGKRHKKRTFLRPRIIGGSSSLPGSHPWLAAIYIGDSFCAGSLVHTCWVVSAAHCFSNSPRRESVLVVLGQHFFNQTTDVTQTFGIEKYIPYPMYSVFNPSDHDLVLIRLKKKGDRCAIRSQFVQPICLPEPSSPFPAGHKCQIAGWGHQDENVSGYSSSLREALVPLVADHKCSSPEVYGADISPNMLCAGYFDCKSDACQQPCRRGTQAGPWPVRRTAWPTYTASSVGVTAVGGLTNLASIPV